One Novipirellula caenicola genomic window carries:
- a CDS encoding M48 family metalloprotease, translating to MFDFRSRQTRARRSSSRFYVLVLLTQGLTAIATGVAVGYLLMFPVVYLAAVADADKHPSESIYQSTKTFPASRSLRRQRHSHDSLKRFVHAFEEPGTPDTRCIDPQVVLWYTTLFGISISYVGILAATFYERRQIVDGGGWAIGLALGGRHIDQPRAADERKLINVVEELAIAFATTPPAVVLLDHEPGINVFAAGLEPDDSILCVTAGAIKHLPREELQGVIAHEFSHLTQGDTRLGTQLTTILYGLNSVRLFAEWIFRIGYETTESHEKGASWGYVWMLVGMVIWPFGLAGAFAAAMLTLAITRSREALADAEAVQKTRNPAAMAKALRRIVGHPQRGQLLHPQTTIVAPMLFVDYHNKPVWYATHPSIEARLFALDPLGDATPIYSESVTKRRREDHAPTMLEAMDLLFADTSGHAAANEPWTPSSSPLVADSISPDFVSPDSVSPDFVSPDSVGTDAIESTAAVATLAQPVAVISSLVRPETFAISLPLLIGLDPADLATPCDPAWLATLCEADTETRTRWLTQLCSEVRTMSAQQREQLRLTAEQCRGRLDDHDWMRHAMLWMVTRATESSQAEAKPTNVPPHEVAGYSRIILSVLCGCDGDDGMADYEFMRGWSQLQFADAPRLPVAELRWDDFEYAVQRMSQAAPHHVESLLVAIASVVSGDGRVSAEESAIIAMIRTALPS from the coding sequence ATGTTTGATTTTCGATCGCGACAAACCCGCGCGCGTCGTAGCAGTTCACGGTTTTATGTGTTGGTGTTGTTGACGCAAGGCTTGACTGCTATCGCAACCGGCGTCGCGGTGGGCTATTTGTTGATGTTTCCGGTGGTTTATTTGGCCGCGGTCGCGGATGCTGACAAGCACCCGTCGGAGTCAATCTATCAGTCCACCAAAACCTTTCCGGCATCAAGAAGTCTGCGACGACAACGTCACAGCCATGATTCGCTGAAGCGGTTTGTCCATGCGTTTGAGGAACCCGGGACGCCCGACACTCGCTGTATCGATCCGCAGGTCGTGTTGTGGTACACGACGTTGTTTGGGATTTCGATTAGCTATGTCGGGATCCTAGCAGCAACGTTTTACGAGCGACGACAGATTGTCGACGGTGGCGGATGGGCGATCGGATTGGCGCTGGGCGGACGACACATCGATCAGCCTCGCGCCGCCGACGAACGAAAATTAATTAACGTGGTCGAAGAGTTGGCGATCGCATTTGCCACGACGCCACCCGCCGTGGTCCTGTTGGACCATGAACCCGGAATCAATGTGTTCGCCGCAGGGCTGGAACCTGACGACAGCATCCTGTGTGTCACCGCTGGGGCGATCAAGCATCTGCCTCGCGAAGAATTGCAAGGCGTGATTGCCCACGAATTTAGTCATTTGACGCAGGGCGACACGCGACTAGGCACTCAATTGACCACGATCCTGTACGGACTCAATTCAGTGCGTCTGTTTGCCGAATGGATCTTTCGCATCGGCTATGAAACCACGGAATCCCATGAAAAGGGAGCCTCGTGGGGATACGTGTGGATGTTGGTCGGGATGGTGATTTGGCCGTTCGGATTGGCCGGAGCGTTTGCTGCTGCGATGTTGACGCTTGCGATCACCCGTTCTCGCGAAGCATTAGCGGATGCCGAAGCGGTCCAAAAGACTCGCAATCCTGCCGCAATGGCCAAGGCGCTGCGGCGTATCGTCGGACACCCGCAGCGTGGTCAACTGCTGCATCCGCAAACCACAATCGTCGCGCCGATGTTGTTTGTCGATTACCACAATAAACCGGTGTGGTACGCCACGCATCCGTCGATCGAAGCTCGTTTGTTCGCACTCGACCCGTTGGGCGATGCGACGCCGATCTATAGCGAATCGGTTACCAAACGACGCCGCGAAGACCATGCCCCGACGATGCTCGAGGCGATGGACTTGCTGTTTGCAGATACCTCGGGCCATGCCGCCGCAAACGAACCTTGGACGCCAAGTTCCTCGCCGTTGGTGGCCGATTCCATTAGCCCCGATTTCGTCAGCCCCGATTCCGTCAGCCCCGATTTCGTCAGCCCCGATTCCGTTGGAACCGATGCGATTGAAAGTACTGCCGCGGTCGCCACGCTGGCTCAACCCGTGGCTGTCATCTCGTCATTGGTCCGTCCGGAAACGTTTGCGATTTCGCTTCCGTTGTTGATCGGTCTCGATCCGGCGGATCTGGCGACACCATGTGATCCCGCATGGTTGGCAACGCTTTGCGAAGCCGACACCGAGACTCGGACGCGGTGGCTGACCCAGCTTTGCAGTGAAGTTAGAACCATGTCGGCACAGCAGCGCGAGCAGCTGCGTTTGACAGCAGAGCAGTGTCGTGGCCGATTGGATGATCACGACTGGATGCGTCACGCGATGCTGTGGATGGTCACGCGAGCGACGGAGTCAAGCCAAGCCGAAGCCAAACCGACGAACGTCCCGCCGCACGAAGTGGCCGGATATTCGCGAATCATTTTGTCGGTGCTCTGTGGATGTGATGGCGACGATGGCATGGCGGATTACGAGTTCATGCGAGGTTGGTCGCAGCTGCAATTTGCGGATGCACCACGTTTACCCGTGGCCGAATTACGCTGGGACGACTTCGAGTACGCGGTGCAACGGATGTCGCAGGCGGCACCGCATCACGTCGAGTCGTTATTGGTCGCGATCGCTAGCGTCGTCTCTGGCGACGGCCGAGTCAGCGCTGAGGAGTCCGCGATCATCGCGATGATTCGTACCGCACTGCCGTCGTGA
- a CDS encoding LemA family protein, whose protein sequence is MINAVVIGLAAGLLFAVAIFVARIYNVLLASFEETRNSFAQIEVQLKRRYDLIPSLVEAARAYLTHERETLEAVIEARQQASSKLSGLQNNLTDSGAVKSWAASEGALGSAMGRLSMVIEAYPELKANESIAQLTEELTSTENRISYARQLYNDLATRFNIRRQTFPTVAFSSMIGFSENVELLQFDDQVEIQRVPKFELVSA, encoded by the coding sequence ATGATCAATGCTGTTGTTATCGGTCTTGCCGCAGGTTTGCTGTTTGCCGTCGCGATCTTTGTTGCCCGTATTTACAACGTCTTGCTGGCTTCGTTCGAAGAAACGCGAAACAGTTTTGCCCAAATCGAAGTCCAGCTGAAACGTCGCTACGATCTGATCCCTTCGTTGGTCGAGGCAGCCCGAGCCTACTTGACGCATGAGCGTGAAACGCTCGAAGCGGTGATCGAGGCTCGCCAACAAGCGTCTTCGAAACTGAGCGGACTACAAAACAACCTGACGGATTCGGGGGCGGTCAAATCGTGGGCGGCATCCGAAGGGGCGCTGGGAAGTGCGATGGGACGTTTGTCGATGGTGATCGAAGCCTATCCCGAACTAAAGGCGAATGAATCGATCGCTCAATTGACCGAAGAGCTGACCAGCACCGAAAATCGGATCTCATACGCTCGCCAATTGTACAACGACTTGGCGACTCGCTTTAACATCCGCCGGCAAACGTTCCCCACGGTCGCGTTTTCATCAATGATTGGCTTTTCCGAGAATGTGGAACTGTTGCAATTTGACGATCAAGTCGAGATCCAACGCGTGCCTAAATTCGAACTCGTTAGCGCGTAA
- a CDS encoding Gfo/Idh/MocA family oxidoreductase: MTDSICRWGFLGAAGIARKNWKAIRLSGNGRVAAVASRSLERAQTFIDECSAETPQIEAVTAMGSYDELIQSDQIDAVYIPLPTGIRKDWVVAAAEAGKHVLCEKPVGVNTQQVRQMIDACRASGVQFMDGVMFDHSRRIEDVAATLHDEKLLGKLRRINTHFSFCSDESFEASNIRANYELEPHGCLGDLGWYCIRFILWASKLQMPTRLSARTITSIGNAQGEHQVPGEFSAELEFPEGLSAAFYCSFLTSNQQTAIVSGEKGHLTIDDFVLPFYDSRTHWATHDHQLEIDNCRWNFKRRTSPRSNDEYASGEPVAPEVEMVRRFASYVNENSIQSHYPELTLKTQLILDACRRSAVAGGDWVDVEAVDG, translated from the coding sequence ATGACCGATTCAATCTGTAGATGGGGTTTCTTAGGAGCAGCTGGGATTGCTCGAAAGAATTGGAAAGCAATTCGCCTTAGCGGCAATGGACGCGTCGCCGCGGTCGCCAGCCGGTCGCTCGAGCGGGCTCAGACGTTTATCGACGAGTGCTCGGCCGAAACGCCGCAAATCGAAGCGGTCACCGCGATGGGCTCTTACGATGAACTGATCCAAAGCGATCAGATTGACGCGGTCTACATTCCGCTGCCCACCGGGATTCGCAAGGATTGGGTGGTCGCGGCGGCCGAGGCGGGCAAGCACGTGTTGTGCGAAAAGCCGGTTGGCGTCAACACGCAGCAAGTTCGCCAGATGATCGATGCATGTCGTGCCTCGGGCGTCCAGTTCATGGACGGGGTGATGTTCGATCACAGTCGACGAATCGAAGACGTCGCGGCAACGCTGCACGACGAGAAATTGCTCGGCAAGCTGCGACGCATCAACACCCATTTTTCGTTCTGCAGCGACGAATCGTTCGAGGCATCGAATATTCGAGCCAATTACGAGCTCGAACCCCATGGCTGTCTCGGCGACCTCGGTTGGTACTGTATCCGCTTCATTTTGTGGGCGTCCAAGCTGCAGATGCCCACGCGTTTGTCGGCGCGGACGATCACCTCGATCGGCAATGCACAGGGCGAGCATCAAGTGCCGGGTGAGTTTTCTGCCGAATTGGAATTCCCCGAGGGATTGTCGGCCGCGTTTTACTGTTCGTTTTTGACCAGCAATCAGCAAACCGCCATCGTCTCGGGAGAAAAAGGGCATTTGACGATCGACGATTTTGTCTTGCCGTTCTATGACTCGCGGACCCACTGGGCGACCCACGACCACCAGCTCGAGATCGACAATTGCCGCTGGAATTTCAAGCGACGAACCTCGCCACGGTCCAACGACGAATACGCGTCGGGCGAACCCGTGGCCCCCGAAGTCGAAATGGTTCGCCGTTTTGCCAGCTATGTGAACGAGAACTCGATCCAGTCGCATTATCCTGAATTGACGCTGAAAACCCAGCTGATTCTCGATGCGTGTCGACGCAGTGCCGTTGCCGGCGGCGATTGGGTCGACGTCGAAGCGGTGGACGGCTGA
- a CDS encoding secondary thiamine-phosphate synthase enzyme YjbQ produces MTMWIQKKLRLPAMSRGFHLITDRVTQAVPELSSMHIGWMQVFIQHTSASLTINENADPDVRVDFETAMNHAVPESLPYIHTIEGPDDMPAHVKASMMGASVMIPIADGRLQLGTWQGIYLCEHRDHAGGRNVVITAMGETG; encoded by the coding sequence ATCACCATGTGGATTCAAAAAAAACTGCGGCTTCCCGCCATGAGCCGAGGCTTTCACTTAATCACCGACAGAGTCACCCAGGCGGTACCCGAGCTAAGCTCCATGCACATCGGGTGGATGCAAGTGTTCATCCAACACACGAGCGCGTCGCTGACGATCAACGAGAACGCCGACCCAGATGTCCGCGTCGATTTTGAAACGGCGATGAACCACGCCGTGCCTGAATCGCTGCCGTACATCCATACGATCGAAGGGCCGGATGACATGCCGGCTCACGTGAAAGCTTCGATGATGGGGGCAAGTGTGATGATCCCGATTGCCGATGGACGGCTGCAACTTGGCACTTGGCAGGGCATCTATTTGTGCGAGCACCGTGACCACGCCGGTGGTCGCAACGTGGTGATTACCGCAATGGGCGAAACCGGGTAG